A single window of Granulicella mallensis MP5ACTX8 DNA harbors:
- a CDS encoding 23S rRNA (pseudouridine(1915)-N(3))-methyltransferase RlmH gives MEILLATIRPRRSAASEPDAQLLQRYIQRSSRYVPCEQREFSSEAALFAHLDRPARRTTPYLILTDSRGKQMSSEEFASTLGGVQDSGVQQVVMAIGPADGWSPEALRRASLTVAFGRITLPHELAAVVASEQIYRALTIRAGHPYHHGH, from the coding sequence ATGGAAATCCTCCTCGCAACCATCCGGCCACGGCGCTCGGCCGCCTCAGAACCTGACGCCCAACTGCTCCAGCGCTATATCCAGCGCTCCAGCCGATATGTTCCCTGTGAGCAGCGCGAGTTTTCCTCTGAGGCTGCACTGTTCGCCCACCTCGATCGTCCTGCCCGACGCACGACGCCCTACCTCATCCTGACCGACAGCCGGGGAAAACAGATGTCCTCTGAGGAGTTTGCCTCCACACTTGGGGGTGTTCAGGATAGCGGTGTCCAACAGGTGGTCATGGCCATTGGCCCGGCCGACGGCTGGTCGCCCGAAGCCCTCCGTCGCGCCAGCCTTACAGTGGCTTTCGGGCGAATTACTCTGCCACATGAGCTGGCCGCTGTCGTAGCCTCCGAACAGATCTATCGCGCCCTGACCATTCGTGCCGGGCATCCGTATCATCACGGGCACTAA